A portion of the Caenorhabditis elegans chromosome III genome contains these proteins:
- the C14B1.3 gene encoding F-box domain-containing protein (Confirmed by transcript evidence) — protein MFKAFSSIMQSLQFKTDVPVIIDAETVPNECFSPIFRRLDKKSLLNCQLACHRFNDLISSDSFWIEYARILNISNVLPSLEWRRAATQKKFVGNEDNEIDTSSFNFNIKKIVLSGRGYSPITPLFISHFENARDNTISGTLRSDDFSIRANGSGIHMERDGGNGCEPHPDVSKCFVFSFTESSISVFIDLVNSGIDPWILDHVRPRIRITQKVNHRNDCAARLSFAAQLNYHETQWIERFGHVQTMSNTDHKRYKSVNKEWAQWTGQPWEDWTIEFDDYPSGIRHLTILNEGEDRQFWRGFYGPKVANIQVEVILPDEPIVKPLAVDSEKCNEDENPNAEDEDDDDDEVPPRVGVFRMPLFRRGRHMYGIPPAVARHEDEDEED, from the exons ATGTTTAAAGCGTTCTCATCGATAATGCAAAGTCTACAGTTCAAAACCGATGTTCCAGTgataat AGATGCAGAAACTGTGCCGAACGAATGTTTCTCGCCAATTTTCCGAAGGCTGGACAAAAAATCACTTCTAAACTGCCAATTGGCTTGCCATCGATTCAATGATTTGATATCAAGTGACTCGTTTTGGATTGAATATGctcgaattttaaatatatcaaATGTTCTTCCATCTTTGGAGTGGAGAAGAGCAGCGACACAGAAGAAGTTTGTTGGAAATGAAGACAATGAAATTGACActtcaagttttaattttaatattaaaaaaata GTTCTGTCTGGAAGAGGCTACTCACCAATCACTCCGCttttcatttctcattttgaaaatgcacGTGACAACACAATAAGTGGAACTCTCCGTTCAGATGATTTTTCAATCAGAGCGAATGGCAGTGG AATCCACATGGAAAGAGATGGAGGAAACGGTTGTGAACCACATCCGGATGTTTCCAAGTGCTTCGTATTTTCATTCACAGAGAGCTCAATCAGTGTTTTCATCGATTTGGTGAACTCTGGAATTGACCCATGGATCTTGGATCACGTTCGCCCGAGAATTAGAATTACACAGAAAGTCAATCATCGTAATGATTGTGCAGCCAGGCTCTCATTTGCTGCTCAGTTGAACTATCACGAGACTCAGTGGATTGAAAGATTTGGCCATGTACAAACTATGAGCAACACTGATCATAAAAGATATAAATCTGTAAATAAGGAATGGGCTCAATGGACTGGTCAACCTTGGGAAGATTGGACAATTGAGTTTGACGATTACCCGTCTGGAATTCGACATTTAACTATTCTGAATGAAGGTGAAGATAGACAATTTTGGAGAGGATTCTACGGACCAAAAGTTGCCAATATTCAAGTCGAAGTTATTCTGCCTGATGAGCCAATAGTTAAACCACTCGCTGTTGATtccgaaaaatgcaatgaagACGAGAATCCTAACGCTGAAGACGAGgatgatgacgatgatgaAGTACCGCCAAGAGTCGGAGTTTTTAGAATGCCACTCTTTCGTCGTGGTCGTCACATGTATGGAATTCCTCCCGCTGTGGCTCGTCATGAAGATGAAGACGAGGAAGATTAA
- the wdr-5.1 gene encoding WD repeat-containing protein wdr-5.1 (Confirmed by transcript evidence) — translation MDTSENAASAAEQQPTQQIDQLTVPNAPDGGSSAPAPSTSPNSISPSNPTGTPAPGASAQTPNPNAAGASASGSANYKLMCTLEGHTKSISSAKFSPCGKYLGTSSADKTVKIWNMDHMICERTLTGHKLGVNDIAWSSDSRCVVSASDDKTLKIFEIVTSRMTKTLKGHNNYVFCCNFNPQSSLVVSGSFDESVRIWDVKTGMCIKTLPAHSDPVSAVSFNRDGSLIASGSYDGLVRIWDTANGQCIKTLVDDENPPVAFVKFSPNGKYILASNLDSTLKLWDFSKGKTLKQYTGHENSKYCIFANFSVTGGKWIISGSEDCKIYIWNLQTREIVQCLEGHTQPVLASDCHPVQNIIASGALEPDNKIHIWRSDV, via the exons ATGGATACCAGCGAAAATGCTGCTTCAGCTGCCGAGCAACAGCCAACACAACAAATCGATCAATTAACAGTACCAAATGCTCCGGATGGAGGTTCTTCAGCTCCTGCTCCATCT ACTTCTCCCAATTCAATTTCGCCATCAAATCCGACTGGCACACCCGCTCCAGGTGCCAGTGCCCAAACTCCCAATCCAAACGCCGCCGGAGCTTCAGCCTCGGGTTCAGCAAATTATAAGCTGATGTGTACATTGGAAGGACACACAAAATCGATTTCTTCAGCTAAATTTTCCCCATGTGGAAAGTATCTCGGAACAAGCAGCGCGGACAAAACCGTCAAAATCTGGAACATGGATCACATGATTTGTGAGCGAACT ctcaccGGCCACAAACTGGGTGTAAACGATATAGCATGGAGTTCCGACAGCCGTTGTGTTGTCTCTGCTTCCGACGacaaaacactgaaaatcttCGAAATTGTAACGTCGAGAATGACCAAAACCTTGAAAGGACACAATAACTACGTCTTCTGCTGCAATTTCAACCCACAATCATCGCTCGTTGTCTCCGGATCATTCGATGAATCCGTTCGTATCTGGGATGTCAAGACAGGAATGTGCATAAAAACCCTCCCAGCACACTCAGATCCAGTGTCAGCAGTGTCTTTCAACAGAGACGGCAGCCTCATCGCATCGGGATCCTACGATGGTCTAGTTCGTATCTGGGACACTGCCAATGGGCAATGCATCAAGACTCTGGTCGACGACGAGAATCCTCCGGTGGCATTTGTAAAGTTCTCTCCAAACGGAAAATACATCCTCGCATCGAACCTCGACAGCACTTTGAAATTGTGGGATTTCTCGAAAGGAAAAACCCTGAAACAATACACTGGACACGAGAATAGCAAATATTGCATCTTCGCCAACTTCTCTGTTACCGGTGGAAAATGGATCATCAGTGGTTCCGAAGATTGTAAGATCTACATCTGGAATCTCCAGACTCGGGAAATAGTTCAATGTCTTGAAGGACACACAC aaCCCGTGCTAGCCTCCGATTGTCATCCAGTTCAGAACATCATTGCCTCAGGAGCTCTCGAGCCAGACAACAAGATTCATATATGGCGCTCGGatgtttaa
- the dph-1 gene encoding 2-(3-amino-3-carboxypropyl)histidine synthase subunit 1 (Confirmed by transcript evidence), producing MATRATQISTLVEEIANNPNLKEDLKILPSNYTFEVPKTIWKIRSTESKYVALQFPEGLIMYACVIADILEKYTGCDTVIMGDVTYGACCVDDYTAKSMGCDLLVHYGHSCLVPIQNTDGIAMLYVFVNIHINLSHLIDCVKENFQGKRLVVVSTVQFIPSLQTLRTTFNKDDSSIRIDIPQCKPLSPGEVLGCTSPRLDASKYDAIVYLGDGRFHLESIMIHNPEIEAFQYDPYSRKLTREFYDHDLMRKNRIGSIEIARKCTTFGLIQGTLGRQGNLKVVEELEAQLERKGKKFLRVLLSEIFPEKLAMFPEVDCWVQVACPRLSIDWGTQFPKPLLYPFELAVALDNISVPSDHWPMDYYSNDSLGPWTNNNEANRPKREKRKPHIVVRTEAS from the exons atggCAACTCGGGCTACACAGATTTCGACGCTAGTTGAGGAAATTGCAAATAATCCCAATCTTAAagaagatctgaaaatt CTCCCCTCAAATTACACATTCGAAGTTCCAAAAACGATATGGAAAATTCGATCGACCGAGAGCAAATACGTTGCACTCCAATTTCCAGAAGGACTCATTATGTATGCCTGCGTAATTGCCGATATTCTGGAAAAGTACACTGGCTGTGATACAGTAATCATGGGTGACGTCACCTATGGAGCCTGCTGCGTCGACGATTACACTGCAAAATCAATGGGATGTGATCTATTAGTTCATTATGGGCACAGTTGTCTCGTACCGATTCAGAATACTGATGGTATTGCGATGCTTTATGTGTTTGTGAATATTCACATTAATCTATCACATTTGATCGATTGTGTGAAGGAGAATTTTCAG ggaaaacgTCTTGTCGTCGTGAGTACTGTTCAATTCATCCCTTCACTTCAAACCCTTCGAACCACATTCAACAAAGATGACAGCTCAATTCGCATTGATATTCCACAATGTAAACCATTATCACCTGGAGAAGTTCTGGGATGTACGTCTCCACGATTGGATGCATCGAAATACGATGCAATTGTCTATCTTGGAGATGGACGATTTCATCTCGAATCAATTATGATTCATAATCCAGAAATTGAAGCATTCCAGTATGATCCTTATTCAAGAAAGTTGACACGAGAGTTTTATGATCATGATTTAAtgcggaaaaatcgaattggCTCGATTGAGATTGCTAGGAAGTGCACGACATTTGGCCTTATTCAGGGAACTCTTGGACGACAAGGAAACCTGAAAGTTGTTGAAGAACTTGAAGCACAGCTGGAGAGAAAAGGAAAGAAGTTTCTGAGAGTCTTACTGTCAGAAATCTTCCCGGAAAAGCTGGCAATGTTCCCAGAAGTAGACTGTTGGGTGCAAGTAGCGTGTCCTAGATTATCGATTGATTGGGGAACTCAGTTCCCGAAACCTTTGCTCTATCCTTTTGAACTCGCGGTTGCTCTCGATAAT atttcggtGCCTTCAGATCACTGGCCAATGGACTATTATTCGAATGATTCCCTGGGTCCTTGGACGAATAATAATGAAGCGAACCGTCCGAAACGGGAGAAACGGAAACCTCATATTGTTGTTCGAACAGAAGCATcttga
- the alkb-8 gene encoding Fe2OG dioxygenase domain-containing protein (Confirmed by transcript evidence), translating into MYFNEEKAKRIGERFEGGKLAKKVHKSIEQLKRHDPDVQISTEPTKYLLVSNSSILCGVSLEELEEIFLPLDELAEFIVYPNKRSYSFVQCSSIEKSIQVRTELHGLIPPSLKNSHQPFAISYVENLPEATKCEDFRPANLKIIEEYVSSDLEKELVDLVTNHPSVQSLKHRAVVHFGHVFDYSTNSASEWKEADPIPPVINSLIDRLISDKYITERPDQVTANVYESGHGIPSHYDTHSAFDDPIVSISLLSDVVMEFKDGANSARIAPVLLKARSLCLIQGESRYRWKHGIVNRKYDVDPRTNRVVPRQTRVSLTLRKIRRKPCECEWKEFCDWDRKGEMSVPSNEDLALKLENSYVSDVYENIASHFDETRHSSWKAVKQFINEIPRGSVMYDVGCGNGKYLIPKDGLLKIGCDMCMGLCDIARKKDCHVARCDALALPFRYESADAAISIAVLHHIATFERRKRLIEELLRVVKPGSKICVTVWSMDQSQSEYAKMRGNKDDVAAAPAVSSEETQTTNRLKVHDGKDFEQQDVLVPWTIDQKGETFLRYYHVFREGEAEKLIESVQGCKLISVEKEQGNYIIIAKKI; encoded by the exons ATGT ATTTCAATGAAGAAAAAGCGAAACGAATTGGAGAGCGGTTTGAAGGAGGAAAACTGGCGAAAAAGGTTCATAAAAGTATTGAACAACTGAAAAGACACGATCCAGATGTGCAGATTTCCACAGAGCCGACTAAA TATCTTCTCGTCAGCAATAGCAGTATCCTCTGTGGAGTATCCCTTGAAGAACTCGAAGAGATTTTTCTACCACTTGACGAGCTCGCCGAGTTCATTGTCTACCCGAATAAACGGTCATATTCATTTGTGCAATGCTCTTCGATTGAAAAATCCATTCAAGTTCGTACGGAATTGCATGGTCTTATTCCACCGTCACTTAAGAATTCTCATCAGCCATTTGCTATTTCTTATGTCGAAAATT TGCCGGAAGCGACAAAATGCGAAGATTTTCGGCCGGCcaacttgaaaataattgaggAATATGTTTCAAGCGATTTGGAGAAAGAACTCGTAGATCTTGTGACAAATCATCCGAGTG tCCAATCTCTCAAACATCGAGCCGTCGTTCACTTCGGACATGTCTTTGACTACAGTACAAATTCTGCATCAGAATGGAAAGAGGCAGATCCAATTCCTCCAGTTATCAATTCACTAATTGATCGGCTGATTTCTGATAAATATATCACAGAACGTCCAGATCAAGTGACTGCAAATGTCTATGAGTCAGGACATGGAATTCCTTCACATTATGACACACATTCAGCATTTGATGATCCAATTGTTTCTATTag TCTCCTCTCCGATGTAGTAATGGAATTCAAAGACGGAGCCAACTCGGCTCGAATTGCTCCAGTCCTTCTAAAAGCTAGATCACTGTGTCTAATCCAAGGAGAGTCCCGATACAGATGGAAGCACGGAATTGTCAATCGGAAGTATGATGTTGATCCACGAACGAATCGAGTTGTTCCACGACAAACTAGAGTGTCACTGACGCTTCGGAAGATTCGACGAAAACCTTGCGAGTGCGAGTGGAAAGAGTTTTGCGATTGGGATAGGAAAG gtgAAATGAGTGTTCCATCAAATGAAGATTTGGCattaaaactggaaaattcgtACGTTTCGGATGTCTACGAGAATATTGCTTCCCATTTCGACGAGACGAGACATTCAAGTTGGAAAGCTGTGAAACAGTTCATCAATGAAATTCCACGTGGAAGTGTGATGTATGACGTTGGGTGTGGAAATGGCAAATATTTGATTCCAAAAGACGGACTACTAAAGATCGGATGTGATATGTGCATGGGACTTTGCGATATTGCTCGGAAAAAGGATTGCCACGTGGCTCGCTGTGATGCTCTAGCACTCCCGTTCCGTTATGAATCAGCTGACGCGGCGATTTCTATTGCTGTACTCCATCATATTGCAACTTttgaaagaagaaaacgaCTTATTGAGGAGCTCCTGAGAGTTGTAAAGCCTGGAAGTAAGATCTGTGTTACCGTGTGGTCTATGGATCAGAGTCAATCGGAGTATGCGAAGATGCGTGGCAATAAGGATGACGTGGCGGCGGCTCCAGCGGTGTCGtcagaagagacgcagacaacgaACAGACTGAAAGTTCATGATGGGAAGGATTTTGAGCAGCAGGATGTGTTAGTTCCATGGACAATTGATCAGAAAGGAGAGACATTTCTCCGGTATTATCATGTGTTTCGAGAAGGAGAAGCTGAGAAATTGATTGAAAGTGTGCAGGGTTGCAAGCTGATCAGTGTTGAGAAGGAGCAGGgaaattatattattattgcgaagaaaatttga